A single genomic interval of Mycosarcoma maydis chromosome 8, whole genome shotgun sequence harbors:
- a CDS encoding putative phosphopyruvate hydratase ENO1, giving the protein MAIQKIQARMVIDSRGNPTVEVDLTTEKGLFRAAVPSGASTGIHEAVELRDGDKSSWMGKGVSKAIDNVNNVIAPELIKSGLPVTSQKEIDDFLIKLDGTPNKGKLGANAILGVSIAVAKAGAGEKGVPLYKYLAELSGVKAPYVLPAPAMNVINGGSHAGNALAFQEFMIVPTGAKSFTESIKIGTEVYHNLKKVINTKYGIDATNVGDEGGFAPNVQSADEALEILTEAIKKAGYEGQVHISLDVASSEFYKDGKYDLDFKNPNSDSSKWLTGKELADVYLGFIKKYPITSIEDPFDQDDWEAWSHLRANAGITIIGDDLTVTNPLRIKTAIEKKACNGLLLKINQIGTISESIQAAQLSQSDNWSVMVSHRSGETEDVTIADLVVGLGVGIIKTGAPCRSERTAKYNQLLRIESLEPSAVYAGIDGFTQGETAPKLITNKSA; this is encoded by the coding sequence ATGGCTATCCAGAAGATCCAGGCCCGCATGGTCATCGACTCGCGTGGTAACCCCACCGTCGAGGTGGACCTCACCACCGAAAAGGGCCTCTTCCGCGCCGCCGTCCCCTCGGGTGCTTCTACCGGTATCCACGAGGCCGTCGAGCTTCGTGACGGCGAcaagtcgagctggatgggCAAGGGTGTCTCCAAGGCCATCGACAACGTCAACAACGTTATCGCCCCTGAGCTCATCAAGTCGGGTCTCCCCGTCACCTCTCAGAAGGAGATTGACGACTTCctcatcaagctcgacggcaCTCCCAACAagggcaagctcggcgccaacgccatccTTGGTGTCTCGATCGCCGTCGCCAAGGCCGGTGCTGGTGAGAAGGGTGTCCCCCTCTACAAGTaccttgccgagctcagcGGTGTCAAGGCTCCCTACGTTCTCCCCGCTCCTGCCATGAACGTCATCAACGGTGGTTCGCACGCTGGTAACGCTCTTGCCTTCCAGGAGTTCATGATTGTGCCCACCGGCGCCAAGAGCTTCACCGagtcgatcaagatcgGCACCGAGGTTTACCACAACCTCAAGAAGGTCATCAACACCAAGTACGGCATTGACGCTACCAACGTCGGTGACGAGGGTGGATTCGCTCCCAACGTCCAGTctgccgacgaggcgctcgagatcCTCACCGAGGCGATCAAGAAGGCTGGTTACGAGGGTCAGGTTCacatctcgctcgacgttgCCTCGTCCGAGTTCTACAAGGACGGCAAGTACGACCTTGACTTCAAAAACCCCAACTCGGACTCGTCCAAGTGGCTCACGGGCAAGGAGCTTGCCGATGTTTACCTGGGCTTCATCAAGAAGTACCCGAtcacctcgatcgaggaCCCCTTCGACCAGGATGACTGGGAGGCTTGGTCGCACCTCCGCGCCAACGCtggcatcaccatcatcggcgACGACTTGACCGTCACCAACCCGCTTCGCATCAAGACCGCCATTGAGAAGAAGGCCTGCAACGGTCTGCTGCTCAAAATCAACCAGATCGGCACGATCTCCGAGTCGATCCAGGCGGCTCAGCTTTCGCAGTCGGACAACTGGTCGGTCATGGTCTCGCACCGATCCGGTGAGACCGAGGATGTCACGATTGCGgacctcgtcgtcggtctcggtgTCGGTATCATCAAGACTGGTGCTCCCTGCCGTTCCGAGCGCACAGCCAAGTACaaccagctgctgcgcatcgagtcgctcgaaCCCTCGGCTGTCTACGCCGGAATCGACGGCTTCACCCAGGGCGAGACCGCTCCCAagctcatcaccaacaaGTCGGCTTAA